A genomic window from Salvia miltiorrhiza cultivar Shanhuang (shh) chromosome 5, IMPLAD_Smil_shh, whole genome shotgun sequence includes:
- the LOC131024289 gene encoding DEAD-box ATP-dependent RNA helicase 46-like isoform X1 — protein MATAEASPSTLGPRYAPDDPTLPEPWKGLIDGSTGLLYYWNPETNVTQYEKPTSLPPPLPPGPPPKMNPIPGARASQSENVQTPQSQQTIQAAHPSHGQMLSSGSHLGPTMQHGYLALEQVRPQMPQQPGQQVPSQLGQGQQGHPQSMQLMSMQPGHQAPYPFMQPMPHVQQGQMYPGAQMGPPHGFQFTHQHPQYTMHQQNMPSQGLQSSSEQSQHLIQGQQLPQKQEHKIEHGQRDDTDSHQGRQPGFSPAQQHLMQGQQFPHLREQKAGIPHRDDVEFQQVNQAGFSPAQIQQIGTPIQNLPPKKSIQSNQNTQFGGSFVNVQPNNPSAHLQQTGTELTHPQHVSRFQNQMGSGTMHGQQQNPPPVGSNMPYEENQFGRPKNEYLYNTSKDLNVVPNQPPKLAPLPMTRNQQQDPRIGDFPSQNIAPSLPGRLNAGPPLPGGFGHSPGGPQFPNTAIVRPPVAMIGPSDPIHLSAAEIYRQKHEVTASGENVPPPFMTFEAAGFPPELLQEMHAAGFAAPTPIQAQTWPIAEQNRDIVAIAKTGSGKTLGYLIPAFFHLRKLRNNPQNGPTVLVLAPTRELATQIQDEAIKFGRSSRVSCTCLYGGASKGAQLKELDRGADIVVATPGRLNDILEMKRIDFRQVSLLVLDEADRMLDMGFEPQIRKIVNEIPPRRQTLMYTATWPKEVRKIASDLLVNPVQVNIGSVDELAANKSITQHVELVPEMDKQRRLEQILRSQEPGSKVIIFCSTKKLCDQLARSLGRNFGAAAIHGDKSQGERDWVLNQFRNGRSPVLVATDVAARGLDIRDIRVVINYDFPTGVEDYVHRIGRTGRAGATGISFTFFSEQDWKYAPDLVKLLEGANQVVPPEIRDIAVRGGPGFGKDRGMMNRFEPADGGGGRWDSGGRGGRGGMRDGGFGGRGGMRDGGFGGRGGMRDGGFGGRGGMRDSGFGGRGGMRDGNFGGRGGGRDDSFGGPSGSRVGWDRGGRGGHDRLNNFDGRGRGRGRGRGRFDNNRRDNNSDRSRGRSFSRSPDRVRTWDVSRSSSRSRSRSRGRSRSYSRSRSRSRSWSHSRSPRSSRSRSPRYNRSRSRSYERYERKPRKSKFDQMEPDAGIGTLPIAPVASEPGAAIDLSLPIGAAVPSDPPSEP, from the exons ATGGCCACTGCCGAGGCATCGCCTAGCACACTTGGGCCCAGATATGCTCCAGATGATCCAACTCTACCTGAACCTTGGAAAGGATTAATTGATGGAAGTACGGGTCTTTTATATTACTGGAATCCTGAGACGAATGTTACGCAATATGAAAAACCCACATCTCTACCGCCTCCTTTGCCACCTGGGCCACCTCCTAAGATGAATCCTATCCCAGGTGCTAGAGCATCACAGTCAGAGAATGTTCAAACCCCTCAAAGTCAGCAGACTATACAGGCCGCACATCCTTCACATGGACAGATGCTGAGCTCGGGGTCTCATTTGGGGCCTACAATGCAACATGGTTATTTGGCTCTAGAGCAAGTGAGACCTCAAATGCCGCAACAACCTGGTCAACAAGTCCCGTCTCAGTTGGGACAAGGGCAACAGGGACATCCGCAGTCAATGCAACTAATGTCAATGCAGCCAGGGCATCAAGCTCCTTATCCTTTTATGCAGCCAATGCCGCATGTTCAACAGGGACAAATGTACCCTGGTGCACAGATGGGACCTCCACATGGTTTCCAGTTCACACATCAACATCCACAATATACAATGCATCAACAGAACATGCCCTCACAAGGGCTACAAAGTTCCTCGGAACAGTCTCAACATCTAATTCAGGGGCAGCAGTTGCCTCAAAAACAAGAACATAAGATTGAACATGGCCAGAGAGATGATACTGATTCTCATCAAGGAAGACAGCCGGGGTTTTCTCCAGCACAGCAGCATTTGATGCAAGGACAGCAATTTCCTCATCTCCGAGAGCAGAAAGCTGGAATTCCTCATAGAGATGATGTTGAGTTTCAGCAAGTAAACCAGGCTGGTTTTTCACCAGCTCAGATTCAGCAAATTGGGACACCAATTCAAAACTTGCCACCAAAGAAGAGCATTCAATCAAATCAAAATACACAGTTTGGTGGATCGTTTGTCAACGTGCAACCAAACAACCCATCAGCGCATTTGCAGCAAACAGGGACAGAGTTGACACACCCACAACATGTTTCTAGGTTTCAAAATCAGATGGGCTCAGGTACGATGCATGGCCAGCAGCAGAACCCGCCGCCTGTTGGATCAAATATGCCCTATGAAGAAAACCAATTTGGAAGACCTAAAAATGAATATCTTTATAACACCTCCAAAGATCTCAATGTGGTACCTAATCAGCCCCCAAAGCTTGCGCCATTGCCCATGACCAGAAACCAGCAG CAGGACCCCAGAATTGGTGACTTCCCTTCTCAAAACATTGCACCAAGTCTTCCAGGGAGATTGAATGCCGGGCCTCCTTTGCCTGGTGGCTTTGGTCATTCCCCAGGTGGCCCTCAATTTCCAAACACTGCTATTGTGAGGCCTCCTGTAGCTATGATTGGACCTTCGGATCCTATTCATTTATCAGCAGCAGAAATTTATCGTCAAAAGCACGAAGTTACAGCCTCG GGCgaaaatgttcctcctccattTATGACATTTGAGGCTGCTGGGTTTCCGCCGGAGTTACTGCAGGAG ATGCATGCTGCTGGTTTTGCTGCTCCTACACCGATTCAGGCACAAACATGGCCTATTGCCGAACAGAATAGAGACATAGTTGCTATTGCAAAGACGGGTTCTGGGAAAACACTGGGATATTTGATCCCAGCATTCTTTCACCTTAGGAAACTACGTAACAATCCTCAGAACGGCCCAACTGTGTTGGTATTGGCCCCAACACGGGAGCTTGCCACTCAAATCCAGGATGAAGCAATTAAATTTGGTCGATCATCTAGAGTCTCTTGCACG TGTTTGTATGGTGGTGCTTCAAAAGGCGCTCAATTGAAAGAGCTAGATCGTGGAGCAGATATTGTTGTGGCAACTCCTGGTCGGCTCAATGATATCCTTGAAATGAAGAGGATCGACTTTAGGCAGGTCTCCCTCCTTGTTCTTGATGAGGCTGATAGAATGCTGGACATGGGATTTGAGCCTCAAATTCGCAAGATTGTCAATGAGATTCCTCCAAGAAGGCAAACTCTTATGTACACTGCAACATGGCCCAAAGAAGTTCGAAAAATTGCAAGTGACCTTCTTGTGAATCCTGTTCAGGTTAATATTGGAAGTGTTGATGAACTCGCTGCAAATAAGTCCATTACACAG CATGTGGAATTAGTCCCTGAAATGGACAAACAGAGACGCTTGGAGCAAATTCTTAGATCCCAAGAACCTGGCTCCAAAGTCATTATATTCTGTTCCACTAAAAAGTTGTGTGACCAGCTCGCACGAAGTCTTGGGCGCAATTTTGGTGCTGCTGCAATTCATGGAGACAAGTCCCAGGGGGAGAGAGATTGGGTTTTGAATCAATTTCGGAATGGACGGTCTCCAGTTCTTGTTGCCACTGATGTTGCTGCGCGGGGGCTTGATATAAGAGATATAAG GGTAGTGATCAATTACGACTTCCCTACTGGAGTTGAAGACTATGTTCATCGCATTGGACGAACTGGGAGAGCTGGTGCTACGGGGATCTCATTTACATTTTTCTCAGAGCAGGACTGGAAATATGCTCCTGACCTTGTTAAACTTTTGGAGGGTGCCAACCAAGTTGTGCCTCCTGAAATAAGGGACATAGCAGTACGTGGTGGGCCTGGGTTTGGCAAGGATCGTGGCATGATGAATCGTTTTGAGCCTGCtgatggtggtggtgggcgTTGGGATTCTGGTGGCCGTGGTGGCCGTGGTGGGATGAGAGATGGCGGTTTTGGAGGACGTGGAGGGATGAGGGATGGTGGTTTTGGTGGACGGGGTGGAATGAGAGATGGTGGGTTTGGAGGGCGTGGAGGGATGAGAGACAGCGGCTTTGGAGGGCGTGGGGGCATGAGGGATGGGAATTTTGGTGGTCGTGGTGGTGGGAGGGATGACAGCTTTGGCGGTCCCTCAGGTTCTCGGGTTGGTTGGGACAGAGGTGGCCGTGGTGGACACGATCGtctcaataattttgatggacGAGGACGTGGTAGAGGGCGGGGACGAGGAAGATTTGATAACAACCGAAGAGACAACAACTCAGACCGAAGTAGGGGTAGGAGTTTCAGCCGCAGTCCTGATAGAGTTCGAACATGGGATGTTAGTCGAAGCTCAAGTAGAAGTAGAAGCAGAAGCCGGGGCAGGAGCAGGAGTTATAGCAGAAGTCGTAGCCGGAGCAGAAGTTGGTCACACAGCCGCAGTCCAAGGAGCAGCCGCAGCCGCAGCCCAAGATACAATCGAAGCCGGAGTCGAAGCTACGAGAGATACGAGAGAAAACCAAGGAAATCCAAGTTTGATCAGATGGAACCAGATGCTGGAATTGGAACGTTGCCAATTGCTCCAGTTGCATCAGAACCCGGTGCAGCCATTGATCTCAGCCTCCCCATCGGGGCGGCCGTGCCGAGCGACCCACCATCGGAGCCATAG
- the LOC131025722 gene encoding uncharacterized protein LOC131025722, translating to MNIFSWNVRGLNEETRRALHDHCKRFHPILMGIYEPKNVFSKILVAFWNSIGLSPIFQNFRPGRSSNIWVCAAPNVAASLVFASSQTIIVDCTWKNISFRAAFIHGENMHTERRHLWIDLLNNMVEKMIIIGDFNAVKGAHERKSTCLPNGTSCREFGDFIAASGLIEANTTGLFFTWCGRRNLPSHVESVLDRGLFTSDFANLWDSLNIHVMPRFSSDHSPLILQCMERAIVNRKPFKFLNMWLTHQDFREFVKVSWHANINITCPLLKVMVKLKRLRSSLKGWNKEVFGHVDVDINQLQSDLERIQKNISTDGYSDTLFDAEVEAQARLSTTLLRKDLLLKQKSRIRWLNDGDRNTSFFHNSIKARRKQLIIPQLKIDGMDSFDQDEIAAHIVRYFSNLFADSTGSAVTIDDVRHLVNKSVSQVQNTLLTCIPLDDEIKAVVFDLGGDSAAGPDGFTGVFFQHCWEIIKADIFFAVRTFFNKNYLPHGLNSNTLILIPKKEVVETVADLRPIVLSNFFFKILSKILATRLSAVAAECVSPNQFGFIRGRLIHDCIMLGSEGINCMNRSCKGRNMACKVDIKKSFDTLNWRFIRCAMEAMGFDQRFLDWLSTIFGSARLSILYNGQLFGYFACSRGVRQGDPLSPIIFGIAEDVLSCMFLKAVEDNCLTPMKMSRASVFPSHLLYADDILLFCKATTKNARMIRNILQRYGELSGQVCSQEKSHIFYAKGVPLSYQRQIGRILHFRVGQLPFIYLGAPLFVGRPKAIHLAAIKDRIINKFSRWKGSQVSIAGRICLVRSVIQSSIVHTMMLYKWPSSLLKELDRSCRNFIWMGNINKKPSCAVSWERVCAIKEEGGLGIRSFHMMNDSFLMKLAWKVIVGSQFGFDLMKNKYLNDVARPRSDFLTSSVWVGIRRIIPDLINDSYCLLRKGSSVYFWHDDWLGYSIADKINLLNFMRSRLNQTVDNYFYDGVWHFSQDFIEKFPYIVCDILLLPIGDEEDVRLWKPSVHGEVTSALAFDSNCHRFPCVSWGRWLWESYIPVRRSITCWRVILNRLPTRDKLIRQGLVSPNYCSLCFQEAEDMSHVFWSCNKVQPVWTKFLGWFNQMEGRNCIDIHSFLIFSWSIKWSSQINVLWKLGIVSVIWAIWNARNKSHFDGVDFQSRAILSFIKSTFLEVDTSFSKLGCINNTWADYLIIRKLGVKVHQRPPPEFTSVFWSSPAFAWIKANTDGSAVGTPGRICAGGVFRDWRGFVRGCFHVEGGTGYAFEAELLGIITAINFAHHCGWTKIWFEVDSAYVVNTLSTKSSKVPWRFQATWKRALSFLEHMDFRITHIFIEGNVPADIMASPHTPEGRWTHNISLIHDAVIRDLSVHSYVRQK from the coding sequence ATGAATATTTTTTCTTGGAATGTTAGGGGGCTCAATGAGGAAACTCGTCGAGCACTTCATGATCACTGTAAGAGATTTCATCCGATTCTTATGGGCATTTATGAACCTAAGAATGTTTTTTCCAAAATTCTTGTTGCATTTTGGAACTCTATCGGTCTTTCTCcgatttttcaaaatttccGGCCAGGTCGAAGCTCAAATATCTGGGTTTGTGCGGCGCCGAATGTTGCTGCTTCTTTGGTTTTTGCTTCCAGTCAAACTATCATTGTGGATTGCACTTGGAAGAACATATCTTTCCGGGCGGCTTTTATTCATGGAGAGAACATGCACACTGAACGGCGCCATTTGTGGATTGATTTGTTGAATAATATGGTGGAGAAAATGATTATTATAGGAGATTTTAATGCAGTTAAAGGTGCTCATGAAAGAAAGAGCACTTGTCTGCCTAACGGTACTTCGTGCAGGGAGTTTGGAGATTTTATTGCTGCTTCGGGGCTAATCGAAGCCAACACTACGGGGCTTTTTTTTACGTGGTGTGGTAGACGCAATCTGCCGTCTCATGTAGAATCCGTTTTGGACCGTGGTTTGTTCACTTCGGATTTTGCTAACTTGTGGGATTCTCTTAATATTCATGTTATGCCAAGGTTTTCTTCTGACCACTCGCCTCTCATTCTCCAATGTATGGAGAGAGCTATTGTGAACAGGAAGCCCTTTAAATTCCTCAATATGTGGTTGACTCATCAGGATTTTCGGGAGTTTGTGAAAGTGTCTTGGCACGCGAATATTAACATTACTTGTCCTCTTCTGAAGGTTATGGTGAAGTTAAAAAGGTTGCGCTCGAGTCTTAAAGGTTGGAACAAAGAGGTTTTTGGGCATGTGGACGTGGATATTAATCAGCTTCAGAGTGATTTGGAGAggattcaaaaaaatatttcgaCTGATGGGTATTCGGACACTCTCTTTGATGCAGAAGTTGAGGCTCAAGCTCGTTTGAGTACGACGCTGCTGCGCAAAGACTTATTACTGAAACAGAAGAGTAGGATTCGTTGGTTAAATGACGGGGACAGAAACACGAGTTTCTTCCACAACTCGATCAAAGCTCGAAGAAAGCAGCTCATTATTCCTCAATTAAAAATTGATGGGATGGATTCTTTTGATCAAGATGAGATTGCCGCGCACATTGTTCGTTATTTTTCCAATCTGTTTGCCGATTCGACTGGTAGTGCGGTCACGATTGATGATGTGAGACATTTGGTGAATAAGTCAGTCTCTCAGGTGCAAAATACTCTTCTCACTTGTATTCCGCTGGATGATGAAATTAAGGCCGTGGTCTTTGATTTGGGGGGTGATAGTGCAGCCGGCCCTGATGGCTTCACTGGAGTCTTCTTTCAACATTGCTGGGAGATCATCAAAGCGGACATTTTCTTCGCTGTTAGAACGTTCTTTAACAAGAACTATCTTCCTCATGGCCTTAATTCCAACACGTTGATTCTTATACCCAAAAAAGAGGTAGTCGAAACGGTGGCGGACTTAAGACCTATTGTCCTATCCAACTTTTTCTTTAAAATCCTCTCTAAGATTCTGGCAACTAGACTCAGTGCGGTGGCGGCTGAATGTGTTTCACCAAATCAATTTGGTTTTATTCGTGGTCGCTTGATTCATGACTGCATTATGCTCGGCTCGGAAGGTATTAACTGCATGAATCGTTCATGCAAAGGCAGGAATATGGCTTGTAAAGTGGATATTAAAAAGTCCTTCGATACGCTGAACTGGCGTTTTATCCGGTGTGCTATGGAGGCTATGGGTTTTGACCAGCGTTTTCTGGATTGGCTGTCTACTATCTTTGGGTCTGCCCGCCTCTCTATCCTGTACAACGGGCAACTTTTTGGTTACTTCGCCTGCTCTCGTGGGGTAAGACAAGGAGACCCTCTTTCGCCTATTATATTCGGCATAGCTGAAGATGTTCTTAGCTGTATGTTTCTCAAGGCGGTCGAAGATAATTGCTTAACGCCGATGAAAATGAGCCGTGCGAGCGTTTTCCCTTCTCACTTGTTATATGCGGATGACATTCTTTTGTTTTGCAAGGCTACAACTAAAAATGCTAGAATGATTCGTAACATTTTGCAGAGATATGGGGAGCTTTCGGGACAAGTTTGCAGCCAGGAAAAGTCGCATATCTTTTACGCTAAAGGAGTTCCGTTAAGCTACCAAAGACAGATTGGCAGGATTCTTCACTTTCGTGTGGGACAATtgccttttatttatttgggaGCCCCTTTGTTTGTTGGAAGGCCTAAGGCGATTCATCTCGCCGCTATAAAGGATAGGATTATTAACAAGTTCTCGCGTTGGAAAGGCTCCCAAGTCTCTATTGCTGGGCGTATTTGCCTCGTCCGTTCTGTTATTCAGAGCTCTATAGTGCATACGATGATGCTCTATAAATGGCCTAGCTCTCTTCTCAAGGAGCTAGATAGATCTTGCAGAAATTTCATTTGGATGGGTAACATTAACAAAAAGCCGTCTTGTGCTGTTAGTTGGGAGCGTGTTTGTGCAATTAAAGAGGAAGGAGGTCTTGGGATTCGATCGTTTCACATGATGAATGATTCTTTCCTTATGAAACTTGCTTGGAAAGTGATTGTGGGAAGCCAGTTTGGGTTCGATCTGATGAAGAACAAATATCTGAATGACGTGGCTAGGCCACGGTCGGATTTCTTAACATCCTCGGTTTGGGTTGGAATAAGGCGTATCATACCTGACCTCATTAATGACTCCTACTGCTTGCTTAGAAAAGGCTCGTCGGTGTACTTCTGGCATGACGACTGGCTCGGCTACAGCATTGCCGATAAGATTAATTTGCTGAATTTTATGCGCTCAAGATTAAATCAAACGGTGGACAATTATTTTTATGACGGAGTCTGGCACTTTTCGCAAGATTTTATCGAAAAGTTCCCTTACATTGTTTGCGATATTTTACTCCTGCCTATTGGTGATGAGGAGGATGTCAGATTATGGAAACCTTCGGTGCATGGGGAAGTTACGTCTGCTCTTGCTTTTGATTCTAATTGTCACCGTTTCCCTTGTGTTTCGTGGGGTCGTTGGCTGTGGGAAAGCTACATTCCTGTTCGACGTTCCATCACTTGTTGGAGAGTTATTCTAAACCGGTTGCCTACTCGGGATAAACTCATTCGACAAGGTCTGGTTTCTCCCAACTATTGCTCCCTTTGTTTTCAGGAGGCTGAAGATATGAGTCATGTTTTTTGGTCGTGCAACAAAGTTCAACCTGTCTGGACGAAGTTCCTGGGCTGGTTCAATCAGATGGAGGGGAGAAACTGTATTGACATTCATAgctttctcatcttttcttggTCTATAAAGTGGAGCTCACAAATTAATGTGTTATGGAAACTTGGAATTGTTTCGGTGATCTGGGCGATCTGGAATGCGCGGAATAAAAGCCATTTTGATGGTGTTGATTTCCAGAGCCGTGCTATTCTTAGCTTTATCAAGTCGACGTTTTTGGAAGTGGATACCTCTTTTTCCAAACTGGGTTGTATTAACAACACGTGGGCGGACTACTTAATTATTCGAAAGTTGGGTGTTAAAGTTCATCAACGGCCGCCGCCGGAGTTCACTTCGGTGTTTTGGTCGTCGCCTGCGTTTGCTTGGATTAAAGCAAATACGGATGGCTCGGCGGTTGGAACGCCAGGTCGTATTTGTGCAGGGGGAGTTTTCAGAGATTGGCGAGGCTTTGTAAGGGGCTGTTTCCATGTGGAAGGAGGTACGGGCTACGCTTTTGAGGCGGAGCTTTTAGGTATTATTACTGCTATCAATTTTGCTCATCATTGCGGCTGGACCAAAATTTGGTTTGAAGTGGATTCGGCATACGTGGTGAACACTCTCTCAACTAAATCAAGCAAAGTTCCTTGGAGATTTCAAGCTACGTGGAAAAGAGCTCTTTCGTTTCTTGAGCATATGGATTTTAGAATAACTCATATTTTTATAGAAGGGAATGTTCCTGCGGACATTATGGCCAGCCCTCACACTCCCGAGGGACGATGGACTCACAACATTTCGCTGATTCATGATGCTGTTATTAGGGATCTTTCGGTGCATAGCTATGTACGGCAAAAATAA
- the LOC131024289 gene encoding DEAD-box ATP-dependent RNA helicase 46-like isoform X2 → MATAEASPSTLGPRYAPDDPTLPEPWKGLIDGSTGLLYYWNPETNVTQYEKPTSLPPPLPPGPPPKMNPIPGARASQSENVQTPQSQQTIQAAHPSHGQMLSSGSHLGPTMQHGYLALEQVRPQMPQQPGQQVPSQLGQGQQGHPQSMQLMSMQPGHQAPYPFMQPMPHVQQGQMYPGAQMGPPHGFQFTHQHPQYTMHQQNMPSQGLQSSSEQSQHLIQGQQLPQKQEHKIEHGQRDDTDSHQGRQPGFSPAQQHLMQGQQFPHLREQKAGIPHRDDVEFQQVNQAGFSPAQIQQIGTPIQNLPPKKSIQSNQNTQFGGSFVNVQPNNPSAHLQQTGTELTHPQHVSRFQNQMGSGTMHGQQQNPPPVGSNMPYEENQFGRPKNEYLYNTSKDLNVVPNQPPKLAPLPMTRNQQDPRIGDFPSQNIAPSLPGRLNAGPPLPGGFGHSPGGPQFPNTAIVRPPVAMIGPSDPIHLSAAEIYRQKHEVTASGENVPPPFMTFEAAGFPPELLQEMHAAGFAAPTPIQAQTWPIAEQNRDIVAIAKTGSGKTLGYLIPAFFHLRKLRNNPQNGPTVLVLAPTRELATQIQDEAIKFGRSSRVSCTCLYGGASKGAQLKELDRGADIVVATPGRLNDILEMKRIDFRQVSLLVLDEADRMLDMGFEPQIRKIVNEIPPRRQTLMYTATWPKEVRKIASDLLVNPVQVNIGSVDELAANKSITQHVELVPEMDKQRRLEQILRSQEPGSKVIIFCSTKKLCDQLARSLGRNFGAAAIHGDKSQGERDWVLNQFRNGRSPVLVATDVAARGLDIRDIRVVINYDFPTGVEDYVHRIGRTGRAGATGISFTFFSEQDWKYAPDLVKLLEGANQVVPPEIRDIAVRGGPGFGKDRGMMNRFEPADGGGGRWDSGGRGGRGGMRDGGFGGRGGMRDGGFGGRGGMRDGGFGGRGGMRDSGFGGRGGMRDGNFGGRGGGRDDSFGGPSGSRVGWDRGGRGGHDRLNNFDGRGRGRGRGRGRFDNNRRDNNSDRSRGRSFSRSPDRVRTWDVSRSSSRSRSRSRGRSRSYSRSRSRSRSWSHSRSPRSSRSRSPRYNRSRSRSYERYERKPRKSKFDQMEPDAGIGTLPIAPVASEPGAAIDLSLPIGAAVPSDPPSEP, encoded by the exons ATGGCCACTGCCGAGGCATCGCCTAGCACACTTGGGCCCAGATATGCTCCAGATGATCCAACTCTACCTGAACCTTGGAAAGGATTAATTGATGGAAGTACGGGTCTTTTATATTACTGGAATCCTGAGACGAATGTTACGCAATATGAAAAACCCACATCTCTACCGCCTCCTTTGCCACCTGGGCCACCTCCTAAGATGAATCCTATCCCAGGTGCTAGAGCATCACAGTCAGAGAATGTTCAAACCCCTCAAAGTCAGCAGACTATACAGGCCGCACATCCTTCACATGGACAGATGCTGAGCTCGGGGTCTCATTTGGGGCCTACAATGCAACATGGTTATTTGGCTCTAGAGCAAGTGAGACCTCAAATGCCGCAACAACCTGGTCAACAAGTCCCGTCTCAGTTGGGACAAGGGCAACAGGGACATCCGCAGTCAATGCAACTAATGTCAATGCAGCCAGGGCATCAAGCTCCTTATCCTTTTATGCAGCCAATGCCGCATGTTCAACAGGGACAAATGTACCCTGGTGCACAGATGGGACCTCCACATGGTTTCCAGTTCACACATCAACATCCACAATATACAATGCATCAACAGAACATGCCCTCACAAGGGCTACAAAGTTCCTCGGAACAGTCTCAACATCTAATTCAGGGGCAGCAGTTGCCTCAAAAACAAGAACATAAGATTGAACATGGCCAGAGAGATGATACTGATTCTCATCAAGGAAGACAGCCGGGGTTTTCTCCAGCACAGCAGCATTTGATGCAAGGACAGCAATTTCCTCATCTCCGAGAGCAGAAAGCTGGAATTCCTCATAGAGATGATGTTGAGTTTCAGCAAGTAAACCAGGCTGGTTTTTCACCAGCTCAGATTCAGCAAATTGGGACACCAATTCAAAACTTGCCACCAAAGAAGAGCATTCAATCAAATCAAAATACACAGTTTGGTGGATCGTTTGTCAACGTGCAACCAAACAACCCATCAGCGCATTTGCAGCAAACAGGGACAGAGTTGACACACCCACAACATGTTTCTAGGTTTCAAAATCAGATGGGCTCAGGTACGATGCATGGCCAGCAGCAGAACCCGCCGCCTGTTGGATCAAATATGCCCTATGAAGAAAACCAATTTGGAAGACCTAAAAATGAATATCTTTATAACACCTCCAAAGATCTCAATGTGGTACCTAATCAGCCCCCAAAGCTTGCGCCATTGCCCATGACCAGAAACCAGCAG GACCCCAGAATTGGTGACTTCCCTTCTCAAAACATTGCACCAAGTCTTCCAGGGAGATTGAATGCCGGGCCTCCTTTGCCTGGTGGCTTTGGTCATTCCCCAGGTGGCCCTCAATTTCCAAACACTGCTATTGTGAGGCCTCCTGTAGCTATGATTGGACCTTCGGATCCTATTCATTTATCAGCAGCAGAAATTTATCGTCAAAAGCACGAAGTTACAGCCTCG GGCgaaaatgttcctcctccattTATGACATTTGAGGCTGCTGGGTTTCCGCCGGAGTTACTGCAGGAG ATGCATGCTGCTGGTTTTGCTGCTCCTACACCGATTCAGGCACAAACATGGCCTATTGCCGAACAGAATAGAGACATAGTTGCTATTGCAAAGACGGGTTCTGGGAAAACACTGGGATATTTGATCCCAGCATTCTTTCACCTTAGGAAACTACGTAACAATCCTCAGAACGGCCCAACTGTGTTGGTATTGGCCCCAACACGGGAGCTTGCCACTCAAATCCAGGATGAAGCAATTAAATTTGGTCGATCATCTAGAGTCTCTTGCACG TGTTTGTATGGTGGTGCTTCAAAAGGCGCTCAATTGAAAGAGCTAGATCGTGGAGCAGATATTGTTGTGGCAACTCCTGGTCGGCTCAATGATATCCTTGAAATGAAGAGGATCGACTTTAGGCAGGTCTCCCTCCTTGTTCTTGATGAGGCTGATAGAATGCTGGACATGGGATTTGAGCCTCAAATTCGCAAGATTGTCAATGAGATTCCTCCAAGAAGGCAAACTCTTATGTACACTGCAACATGGCCCAAAGAAGTTCGAAAAATTGCAAGTGACCTTCTTGTGAATCCTGTTCAGGTTAATATTGGAAGTGTTGATGAACTCGCTGCAAATAAGTCCATTACACAG CATGTGGAATTAGTCCCTGAAATGGACAAACAGAGACGCTTGGAGCAAATTCTTAGATCCCAAGAACCTGGCTCCAAAGTCATTATATTCTGTTCCACTAAAAAGTTGTGTGACCAGCTCGCACGAAGTCTTGGGCGCAATTTTGGTGCTGCTGCAATTCATGGAGACAAGTCCCAGGGGGAGAGAGATTGGGTTTTGAATCAATTTCGGAATGGACGGTCTCCAGTTCTTGTTGCCACTGATGTTGCTGCGCGGGGGCTTGATATAAGAGATATAAG GGTAGTGATCAATTACGACTTCCCTACTGGAGTTGAAGACTATGTTCATCGCATTGGACGAACTGGGAGAGCTGGTGCTACGGGGATCTCATTTACATTTTTCTCAGAGCAGGACTGGAAATATGCTCCTGACCTTGTTAAACTTTTGGAGGGTGCCAACCAAGTTGTGCCTCCTGAAATAAGGGACATAGCAGTACGTGGTGGGCCTGGGTTTGGCAAGGATCGTGGCATGATGAATCGTTTTGAGCCTGCtgatggtggtggtgggcgTTGGGATTCTGGTGGCCGTGGTGGCCGTGGTGGGATGAGAGATGGCGGTTTTGGAGGACGTGGAGGGATGAGGGATGGTGGTTTTGGTGGACGGGGTGGAATGAGAGATGGTGGGTTTGGAGGGCGTGGAGGGATGAGAGACAGCGGCTTTGGAGGGCGTGGGGGCATGAGGGATGGGAATTTTGGTGGTCGTGGTGGTGGGAGGGATGACAGCTTTGGCGGTCCCTCAGGTTCTCGGGTTGGTTGGGACAGAGGTGGCCGTGGTGGACACGATCGtctcaataattttgatggacGAGGACGTGGTAGAGGGCGGGGACGAGGAAGATTTGATAACAACCGAAGAGACAACAACTCAGACCGAAGTAGGGGTAGGAGTTTCAGCCGCAGTCCTGATAGAGTTCGAACATGGGATGTTAGTCGAAGCTCAAGTAGAAGTAGAAGCAGAAGCCGGGGCAGGAGCAGGAGTTATAGCAGAAGTCGTAGCCGGAGCAGAAGTTGGTCACACAGCCGCAGTCCAAGGAGCAGCCGCAGCCGCAGCCCAAGATACAATCGAAGCCGGAGTCGAAGCTACGAGAGATACGAGAGAAAACCAAGGAAATCCAAGTTTGATCAGATGGAACCAGATGCTGGAATTGGAACGTTGCCAATTGCTCCAGTTGCATCAGAACCCGGTGCAGCCATTGATCTCAGCCTCCCCATCGGGGCGGCCGTGCCGAGCGACCCACCATCGGAGCCATAG